AAGAACAATTGTTGGAGCCTCTAAATAGCACATCTCGACATGTTAAGGAATAGTTTCCAACTTCATTGCCTGAGATGCGCTTTAACATACTTTCCAATGATATATAGAGCTTTGTATATGTGATATCCTTGTCTTACCTGGAAATTTGGCCTTTTCTATTGCAGAAGAACTGGTAGGTATTTCAGGGACTGGTTAACAAAGAAATGGGACTGTACAGTAATGGAAAGAGATTGGCTCATCTCATCGCTAGGATAGGtttgggtcccacctctgtgacctgttcctgtctccagaacggggcccacaaagtgaaggagaacatgctatgggagttccgaaaaaagGCAAGCGAGCACACTCTGCTATTTTCAGATGTcaaatagtggtgaatggagagagctCTGCGCAAGAGCAGCTACTGCTCCATTCGGCATTATTGGACTGCCGGAATTAGCCGAGCCAGCTCCCATAGCGGTACAGACTGTGCATGCGCGGCTACTTTCTGTTCACTTCCTAAGCTCTTTTCTGGAGGTAAAAGAGTGTCCCAAcattgatatgccatcaatgtctgaagtGGGAATACCCATGTAACATAATTGTACCTACAAAATGTGAGGAAAGAGATTGTCCAGGAAGAAAAATGATTGGGAAGGGCTTGGAATAttatataagtagagatgagcgaatcaagtgTGAAAAAAtcaaatttattacaaatttcacccaaaaattcaaCTTTCAAACAAAGCCAAAGTTTTGGCACTTTGGTTTGGACAAATCTCACAAAAAGGTAACTGCCATTTCACATATCGAACTCAGTGCAGTCAGTACTAAGGGAAACACAGCAGGGAAGATGACGAGGAGGGATCACAGTACCCCGGACAGGGCTCCGGCCAGCGGACTCGCCCATAATGTCTTGCAGTCAGCCTCTCAGCCAATTAGGATATTGACTTGTGTAAGGTCTCGAGCAGAGACACCATTCTGAGCTCAGCCAATGATGTGataggactagagatgagcgaattcattcattagagagagagagagcgaaagagattttacaggcatTTAAAGTAGTTTTAATTTGGTTAGAATTCCATACTTATCAACGTTTCAGTTAGTAAAATCGGGGCAAATAAGCCTCACCCCCTAGGAAATTCCCAGACCCCGCTTTGAAACACTCACTTATGGGCGGGGTTTATGCTTGCCCCGCCAATTTCCATCCCGGGATAGCACAAATTTGCTGGGACCGTccctgaaaattagggacagttcTGCCAAATTCGGGCAGTTGGCAACTATGGAATTGATTTGTacctgaatcaaatttcttggcagaTTCGGACAAATTGGACTGAATCAAATCTTAGGAAATTTGCTTATCTTTAATTAGAAGGTGCCTGTCACAGACACAGCGATTACACACAGAAGACAGCCagggacagggatcagcaacttccGGCACCCCagatgttctaaaactacaactcccagaatcctcctttaacTTTTATGGGAGATGCAAGAACAGCCTagtaaatgtgcatgctgggagttgaacttTCACAGAAGATGGAGCATCagtggttgctgatccctgggttAGGGATTGGGAAGATATAATTAGTTAGGCAGATGGAATTGCTGCAAGAGGCGTTTTTTGTCCGGTCGAATCCCAGCACTAATGCTGAAAACAGGTCAGATCCCTGCagtgtcccattatagtcaataggctcCGGTGGGGACAGGTAATATCCGGCTATgatactatgggggtcattttagacgcctgtcttaaaggggttatccgaggctggaaatgcccctcacactgattctacttaacTGGCACCCCGCTCCCCACGTCGCTCCTGGTCCCGCATGGCTGCCGCTGTTTCTCCacgtgcgtggatgaaaacatctggtgttgggggggggggggcaggcggtGACagtgatgagcctccctagcgtcacccgcaatgctagggaggctcatccccgtaaCAGTCTGACATTGCTGCccctgacactggatgttttcatccgttcACAGCGAGGAAGCAGAGCGGCGGCcatgtggggaccaggagcgacgCGGGGAGAGGggtgccaggtaagtagaatcagtgtgaggggttCGGGCAGTAGGGGGGGCATTTCCagcctcggataacccctttaataaggccCTGCGCTGGTGGCGGATCCGCCAAAGTTAAGTAGAGGCGCCAGCCGCTTCTatatctacaccagctcccttgctggcgtagatttaaacAATTTTCTTcatctaaaacaggcgtagaaaatgatgaattagaCAGGGCTGTCCTCTTTACCCGCAGATGCCACACCCACTGctgtagacctggcgtgagcaggataAAGTTGCAGATTGTAGGCGCAAATAACTTTTTcgccgcaatctgcaccagaaatatgcctaatatagacgtatttctgttagtaaataaccccctatGTCTTTGGATAGGCCGTTTCTCTGCCAGAACAATTTACTCCTGGTGAGAAACTAGCCTTAGAAGCAATGCTGTCTACACATAGGAGTCCCTGGTTCGGCTGGTAACCAGGTTTGAAGATTTTTTAAAGTGatattcccacaatgttgcaaagataagtcatcattagagatgagcgaatcgaagctgatgaagtggaattcgatccaaatttcaggaaaatttcgaATTGCGCCGAACCAGAATTTTCTCGTGCTTCattgtaacgaatcacattttttcctaaaatagctgctgcacatgtaaggacatggagaaaggaactctgggaaggtgggatcacccataatgccatgcatgcagccaatcagcagccagccagtcctgtgatgtcacagccctataaatagaatcagacatcttagattctgccatttactagtgtacttagtgcagggagagacgtcagcaggcgctagggacagtggtagtaaaatcttcattgtgctaaaaaaaaacgatttacaagtgcatggaaagattattcaaggtgtagggaaaggataggcagGAATCATTCctcagcatttctgttgaacagggttcagtcggggaggtgacagcctgggtaataggaacattcctattacaccttgctgcactgattggggacccaaattgccattatacagctctgtaattccagcaaactgttcttattagggtgcaagtgctgtttgatacaggcttttgtggggtgttttagcagaaaaagaaaaaatacatttaccgctctgcggtgcagtaatctgtagtaaagacttttgtggggtgttttagcggaacaagaaaaaaatacatttgccgctctgcggtgcagtaatctgttgtaaaggcttttgtggggtgttttagtggaaaaagaaaaaatacatttgccgctctgcggtgcagtaatctgttgtaaaggcttttgtggggtgttttagcggaaaaataaaaaatacatttgccgctctgctgTGCAGTAATCTgcagtaaaggcttttgtggggtgttttaacggaaaaaatatatattgccactcagcggtgtagttatttattgtgaagccttttgtgacgtgtatcagtgtaaaaagaaaaaatacatttgccgcccTGCGGTGCAATTATTTCTTGTTAGAgtttttgtgacatgtattagcactagtaactatggtcagggacagtacatgtccttaacggcccactgggtgattgtggttcctgcacagccataccagcaacttggccaggtgatgccgcttccgcctccacgttgccactctgttggtccagcgacaatgtccgcctctgcctcctaatcctccaccgtgtcctcagcctccactgcagggacaattcacagtgcccctccagcataccacatgtgcagggcacggcagtgtcacgctgttctgcaccttatTTGCCTTGGCGAACATAGTcatacaggggaggaactgctctgtgtacttcagcaagaaatcgaatcctgtctttctccgtgacaactgaaaattggaaccatggtgaccaacaacgggaagtacatggtgtcagcactccgccatgcatgacacatgtgttcaatctggttgttaagAGGATCcttaagtcttccacccatctgcaagacatcataaaaatggcCAGGGAACTTTGCATGCgcttcagccaggatttccacccaccaatgcctggtgcatcagactagatcatccatggtgccacaccaacactttgacaaaagagaccggcttCTTttagctacctgcctcagctactattctgatgctgccacccgcctgatgccacacatctgatgccaagtgctccttcttacacccactatCATCagggggtactgttattgccacccacctccacattctgtcactgggtcacactgtggtctcctgatgctgctgctacctccacaatatgtcaccttgccactctgtggtttcctgatgctgctgctacctccacaatatgtcactttgccactctgtagtgtcctgatgctgctgctacctcaacattgtcaccttgccactctgtgacctccttttgctgctgctgccacctccacactggcaccttgccactctgtggtttcctgatgctgctgccacctccataatatgtcgccttgccactttGTAgcccctgatgctgccgccaccgccacactctgtcattgtgccactctgtgcctCTTGATGCTactgacacctccagactctatcattggacatttctgtggtctcatgctgcttccacctcaccactatgttagagggccactctgtgtacttctcatgctgttcccaccctccacacTTCATGTCTTGAGTAGGGTTATTGGCTACGCTCGGGTCCACTACCCCATCATTTAGCTAACTAACCTTCCCCTTTTTCTCTCCCAATAACCACACACAGCCACtgcttggattaaatcggccacagcagccgtcttttattaaataatataaataacatgaATAAACATAACACTTGATATaacaatgacatatatatataaatatatacatgtctaactgacgagggaggtcctagaagccgccTAACTGCACCTTAAACGACCACACACCACCACGGcaattccatcttgcccccagccgcgtaccacaagctcggggacaccaactgacggacgccataccaagccaaccaggtgccccaactctgagagtccagccccaccattgaggccctctcattcaccgttaccatccagtagccccagcttctatgacctccccCCGCCACGACTGCTGCGACAAACGCAACACTTAAAGACACAGTCCGTCCACCACCCCCTgtcaaattattatatatttttttattttattttttatttattttttattttttttatacctttatttatttagaaaatacacctattttattttattactttttcctATATGCATCCCTCTATAATATACCGTTGCCGCCCTGAAACATCCCAGTACACACtacgggagggagggagggagatgcTGCCTCTCTGCTCCTAAAATGGCGGGCGCTGAcctgcctcaccactactacagCCTGCCGCTTCCCGCCCCTTCCTAGCTCCTCCCCCCTTTCCCTGCACTCATCCACTTAACCCTTACCTTCCCTGACCCTTGCTCACAAAACCCCTCATGCCGGCCTCCCCTGAAGCGTGCCGCTTCGTACGGCCTCACTTGAGTAGGGTTATTGGCTACGCTCGGGTCCACTACCCCATCATTTAGCTAACTAACCTTCCCCTTTTTCTCTCCCAATAACCACACACAGCCACtgcttggattaaatcggccacagcagccgtcttttattaaataatataaataacatgaATAAACATAACACTTGATATaacaatgacatatatatataaatatatacatttctaactgacgagggaggtcctagaagccgccTAACTGCACCTTAAACGACCACACACCACCACGGcaattccatcttgcccccagccgcgtaccacaagctcggggacaccaactgacggacgccataccaagccaaccaggtgccccaactctgagagtccagccccaccattgaggccctctcattcaccgttaccatccagtagccccagcttctatgacctccccccgccaacaacgcgcagcttgacAGCCCTTAAGCTCGCGCGTTCCGCCACACCCGGATGGCTGTTTCGATACCTCCCTGTAAGTCCAGTGACCACAAATCAATGCCCACCGCATTGAGGTGGACTCCATCCTGTCTCCAAAAACCTCCTGTTCCTGCTTCCAACTCGGGGTGCCTCACCACCACCGCCCCATGTTTGGCACAGAACCGCCCAATCACCCTGTTCAGCTTAATCCTAGCCTTATTCAGCCTTTCAACCGATCTCGCCTCCCTCCAGACCTTCCTGGGGACAATGTCCGACCACACAGTGACAACTGACGGGAAGAGGGACCACAAACGCAAAAAATCAAAACGAATATCCCTGATCAACTCTCTGCAAGGTCGGACCCCTAGGTCATTTCCCCCAACATGCAACACCAAGATATCCGGGACTCTATCTAACCTGGCTTGCCGATGAACCTCCTGCAAAACACTACCCCACACCATACCTCTGCGTCCGATCCATCTCACTATGGCTGTCCCCCGATCAAACCCCAGCTGCCGCCCATTCTGCCGAACATCCGCTCGTAATGCCCCCCAGAACACGAACGAATGGCCCAGGATCCAAACTAATAACGGGGCACCACCTGAAAAAAGAACGAGACAAACTTGGTTAGACACAGCCTTAAACTGCCCCTAAACGCACATACAGCCGAAAACGCTCCGACTCCCACCTCCCAATACGCTTAATCACTTCATCTCGCACCCCCAAGCGAGCAGCCTCCATGGCAGCACCTATCCTGAAGGAATGACCCGTAAACTTGCCAGAGTCCATTCCTAGATTACGCAAACATTTCTTGAATACCGCTATAAATTGAAATCGCGATAAAAAGGAGCCATCCTCGTGTCTGAGAACCGGGCCTGTCGCGACCCCTGCCCTTGTTTGAAAATCCCGCAAACACCGTACTGGACACAATAGACATCCCGGCACCTCAAACAATGAGACTAAATGACCCCTCCCCTCCTGATCCGTCTTTGGAAATCTCAGATAAATCACCACCCTGTCGTCATATAACGTTACATCCTCGCTCCTCAGACCCCCTTCCCGCCGCACACTTGCACACACTAACTCCCCTAAACGAAAGGCTCCAAAAAAAGCCAGAGCAAAGGCTAGTCTAAATAAGCTCACCTCCCAAGCCGAGCGACACACTCCAGCTACCTGCTCCCCTAACTGTAACAATAACGAAAAGGACACCGGTAGGCGGGAATCTTTGACACGCTGAAACCTTCTATAACCCTTCAAAATTTGACGGACCAAAAAGGACTTAGTAATGTCCGGGGAATTCCGCAACTTGAATCCGAAAGCCAAGCCCGCCATGCAACCATTGATCTTGGCAACCGACCAACCTAGATCCTTCACGTGGCCAATGAACAGTAACAACGGAATTTCCCCGTCCAGTACCTCGACCCCCAGGTCATTACACCACTGCTGCCACCTACTCCAAGCCCTATCGTACATCCTCCACGTGCCTTCACTCAATGATGCCTGCAACAGACAAGCTACGGTACCTCCAGGATCTCCCACAACGACTCTGGACACACCAATCCGACCTGACTCGCCTCCGGGGCCAGCTGGCGAAACCgctcccactgaaaacgagaaagtGCGTCAGCTATACAGTTAGAAGAACCAGGCACATGCACTGCAAACACCCAAGCATTAAGGGACAAGCACCGGAGAACCAACTGCTGCAACAGGCAAATAACTGGGGGGGAAGAGGCCGTTACACTGTTGATGGCTTGCACAACTCCCAAGTTGTCACAATGGAAACGAACCTTCTTGTGCCGAAACTTCTCCCCCCAGAGCGTGACTGCCAACACAATGGGGAAGAGTTCCAACAATGCCACGTTTCTTACCCACCCGTTTCGTACCCAGGACTCAGGCCACCgacccgcacaccactgcccttCACAGTACGCCCCAAAACCCGCTCCACCCGCAGCATCCGTAAACAAT
This sequence is a window from Bufo gargarizans isolate SCDJY-AF-19 chromosome 5, ASM1485885v1, whole genome shotgun sequence. Protein-coding genes within it:
- the LOC122939149 gene encoding uncharacterized protein LOC122939149 isoform X3 — translated: MEDRELRRPFPEGGQFATGPDTVEDRGRPRAIPNAPSSDPAGVLPANSASTHQRNVADPGVVRQESGPAAAGFTAPGQLVGAVSPAGPGGESGRIGVSRVVVGDPGGGAPLLVWILGHSFVFWGALRADVRQNGRQLGFDRGTAIVRWIGRRGMVWGSVLQEVHRQARLDRVPDILVLHVGGNDLGVRPCRELIRDIRFDFLRLWSLFPSVVTVWSDIVPRKVWREARSVERLNKARIKLNRVIGRFCAKHGAVVVRHPELEAGTGGFWRQDGVHLNAVGIDLWSLDLQGGIETAIRVWRNARA
- the LOC122939149 gene encoding uncharacterized protein LOC122939149 isoform X4, giving the protein MEDRELRRPFPEGGQFATGPDTVEDRGRPRAIPNAPSSDPAGVLPANSASTHQRNVADPGVVRQESGPAAAGFTAPGQLGGAPLLVWILGHSFVFWGALRADVRQNGRQLGFDRGTAIVRWIGRRGMVWGSVLQEVHRQARLDRVPDILVLHVGGNDLGVRPCRELIRDIRFDFLRLWSLFPSVVTVWSDIVPRKVWREARSVERLNKARIKLNRVIGRFCAKHGAVVVRHPELEAGTGGFWRQDGVHLNAVGIDLWSLDLQGGIETAIRVWRNARA
- the LOC122939149 gene encoding uncharacterized protein LOC122939149 isoform X1, translating into MEDRELRRPFPEGGQFATGPDTVEDRGRPRAIPNAPSSDPAGVLPANSASTHQRNVADPGVVRQESGPAAAGFTAPGQLVGAVSPAGPGGESGRIGVSRVVVGDPGGTVACLLQASLSEGTWRMYDRAWSRWQQWCNDLGVEVLDGEIPLLLFIGHVKDLGWSVAKINGCMAGLAFGFKLRNSPDITKSFLVRQILKGYRRFQRVKDSRLPVSFSLLLQLGEQVAGVCRSAWEVSLFRLAFALAFFGAFRLGELVCASVRREGGLRSEDVTLYDDRVVIYLRFPKTDQEGRGHLVSLFEVPGCLLCPVRCLRDFQTRAGVATGPVLRHEDGSFLSRFQFIAVFKKCLRNLGMDSGKFTGHSFRIGAAMEAARLGVRDEVIKRIGRWESERFRLYVRLGAV